In a single window of the Pelagibacterium sp. 26DY04 genome:
- the acs gene encoding acetate--CoA ligase — translation MSSEALFAPSAETVERTYVTAAQYEEMYARSVADPDGFWGEQAQRIDWIKPFTKVKNTSFEWPDISIKWFEDGVLNISANCIDRHLETRGEQTAIIFEPDDPKAEARHITYRQLHAEVCRLANVLKDSGVKKGDRVTIYMPMIPEAAYAMLACARIGAVHSVVFGGFSPDALSGRIKDCDSRVVLTADEGCRGGKKVPLKANVDKALVDCPDVEKVIVVRNTGGDVAMEAGRDVWLHEAMEGVSSACAPEPMNAEDPLFILYTSGSTGKPKGVLHTSGGYLVYASLTHQLTFDYRDGEVYWCTADVGWVTGHSYIVYGPLANGATTLMFEGVPNSPDAGRFWEVVDKHKVNIFYTAPTAIRALMGAGDQFVEKADLSSLRILGSVGEPINPEAWMWYHRVVGRERCIVVDTWWQTETGGFMITPLPGAIPTKPGSATKPFFGVQPVVLEPESGKVIEETEAAGVLAIADSWPGQMRTVYGDHQRFKETYFQQYKGYYFSGDGCRRDADGYYWITGRVDDVLNVSGHRLGTAEVESALVAHPKVSEAAVVGFPHDLKGQGIYCYVTLMAGETASDDLATELRNWVRKEIGPIASPDHIQFAPGLPKTRSGKIMRRILRKVAENDYGALGDTSTLADPGVVDDLIENRKNR, via the coding sequence ATGAGCTCGGAGGCCCTGTTCGCCCCGTCCGCCGAGACTGTCGAGCGGACCTATGTCACCGCGGCCCAGTATGAGGAGATGTATGCGCGCTCGGTCGCCGATCCCGATGGGTTCTGGGGCGAGCAGGCGCAGCGGATCGACTGGATCAAGCCCTTCACCAAGGTCAAGAACACCAGCTTTGAATGGCCCGACATCTCGATCAAATGGTTCGAGGACGGGGTGCTCAACATTTCGGCCAACTGCATCGACAGGCACCTGGAAACGCGCGGCGAGCAGACCGCCATCATCTTCGAGCCGGACGATCCCAAGGCCGAGGCGCGGCACATCACCTACCGGCAGCTTCATGCGGAAGTCTGCCGCCTTGCTAATGTGCTCAAGGACAGCGGCGTCAAGAAGGGCGACCGGGTGACCATCTACATGCCGATGATCCCCGAAGCGGCCTATGCCATGCTGGCCTGCGCCCGGATTGGGGCGGTGCATTCCGTGGTGTTTGGCGGGTTCTCGCCCGACGCCCTGTCGGGGCGGATCAAGGATTGCGACAGCCGCGTCGTGCTGACGGCGGACGAAGGGTGCCGCGGCGGCAAGAAGGTGCCGCTCAAGGCCAATGTGGACAAGGCTCTTGTCGATTGCCCGGACGTCGAAAAGGTTATCGTCGTGCGCAACACCGGCGGTGACGTCGCCATGGAAGCGGGGCGCGATGTCTGGCTTCACGAGGCCATGGAAGGAGTGTCTAGCGCATGCGCGCCCGAGCCGATGAACGCCGAGGACCCGCTGTTCATCCTTTATACTTCAGGCTCGACCGGCAAGCCCAAAGGCGTGCTGCACACTTCGGGCGGGTACCTGGTTTATGCTTCGCTCACCCATCAGCTCACCTTCGACTATCGTGACGGCGAGGTTTACTGGTGTACGGCCGATGTCGGATGGGTCACGGGGCACAGCTATATCGTTTATGGCCCGCTGGCCAATGGCGCGACGACGCTGATGTTCGAGGGCGTGCCCAACTCCCCCGACGCGGGGCGGTTCTGGGAAGTGGTCGACAAGCACAAGGTCAATATCTTCTATACCGCACCCACCGCGATCCGGGCGCTTATGGGGGCGGGCGACCAATTCGTCGAAAAGGCCGACCTTTCGAGCTTGAGAATTCTGGGCTCGGTGGGCGAGCCGATCAATCCCGAAGCCTGGATGTGGTATCACCGGGTCGTGGGGCGCGAACGTTGCATCGTGGTCGATACCTGGTGGCAAACCGAGACGGGTGGGTTCATGATCACGCCGCTGCCGGGCGCTATCCCCACCAAGCCCGGCTCGGCGACCAAACCATTCTTCGGGGTGCAACCGGTGGTGCTGGAGCCGGAAAGCGGCAAGGTGATCGAGGAGACCGAGGCCGCTGGCGTGCTGGCCATTGCCGATAGCTGGCCGGGACAGATGCGCACGGTTTATGGGGATCATCAGCGGTTCAAGGAAACCTACTTCCAGCAGTACAAGGGATATTACTTCTCCGGCGACGGCTGCCGGCGGGATGCCGATGGCTATTACTGGATCACGGGCCGGGTGGATGACGTGCTCAACGTGTCCGGGCACCGGCTGGGAACGGCGGAAGTGGAGAGCGCGCTGGTGGCGCATCCGAAGGTTTCCGAAGCCGCCGTTGTCGGGTTCCCGCACGATCTCAAGGGGCAGGGCATCTATTGCTACGTGACGCTCATGGCCGGGGAGACGGCGTCGGACGATCTGGCCACCGAATTGCGCAATTGGGTACGCAAGGAGATCGGGCCGATCGCTTCGCCCGATCATATCCAGTTCGCTCCCGGCCTGCCCAAGACGCGGTCCGGCAAGATCATGCGCCGTATCCTGCGCAAGGTCGCCGAGAACGATTACGGGGCGCTGGGGGATACCTCGACGCTGGCCGATCCCGGCGTGGTGGACGATCTGATCGAAAACAGAAAAAACCGCTGA